The following coding sequences lie in one Listeria ivanovii subsp. londoniensis genomic window:
- a CDS encoding zinc-binding dehydrogenase has translation MKAVVKTNPGYDQMELKDVEEPQAYGDKVKIKVAFTGICGSDIHTFKGEYKNPTTPVTLGHEFSGVVVEVGPDVTSIKVGDRVTSETTFETCEECIYCKEHDYNLCSNRRGIGTQANGSFAEFVLSREESCHVLDERISLEAAALTEPLACCVHSALEKTTIRPDDTVLVFGPGPIGLLLAQVVKAQGATVIMAGITKDSDRLRLAKELGMDRIVDTLKEDLAEVVLGMTDGYGAERVFDCSGAVPAVNQGLPLTKKKGDFVQVGLFAEKKNAIDEESIIQREIAYIGSRSQKPSSWILALDLLANGKINTDKMITKVYGLDDWREAFEAVMAGNEIKVLVKSE, from the coding sequence TTGAAAGCAGTAGTAAAAACAAACCCCGGATATGACCAAATGGAGCTAAAAGATGTGGAAGAACCACAAGCTTATGGCGACAAAGTGAAAATCAAAGTAGCCTTCACTGGGATTTGTGGATCAGATATCCATACATTCAAAGGTGAATATAAAAATCCAACAACACCAGTTACACTCGGACATGAATTTTCAGGTGTAGTCGTAGAAGTTGGTCCAGATGTAACTAGTATCAAAGTGGGAGACCGCGTCACAAGTGAAACAACTTTTGAAACTTGTGAGGAATGTATTTATTGTAAAGAACATGATTACAATTTATGTAGCAATCGTCGCGGCATTGGTACACAAGCAAATGGTAGTTTTGCAGAATTTGTTTTATCTCGCGAGGAAAGTTGTCATGTGTTAGATGAGCGGATTTCACTGGAAGCGGCTGCACTTACAGAACCACTTGCATGCTGTGTTCACTCTGCACTTGAAAAAACAACGATTCGCCCTGATGATACAGTACTTGTTTTCGGACCAGGACCAATCGGGTTATTACTCGCTCAAGTTGTGAAAGCGCAAGGAGCTACGGTGATTATGGCAGGAATTACTAAAGATAGCGACCGTTTACGCTTAGCAAAAGAATTAGGAATGGACCGGATTGTTGATACCTTGAAAGAAGACTTGGCTGAAGTTGTGCTTGGCATGACAGATGGTTACGGAGCTGAACGAGTATTTGATTGTTCTGGCGCAGTCCCAGCAGTAAATCAAGGATTACCACTAACGAAGAAAAAAGGCGATTTTGTTCAAGTAGGACTTTTTGCTGAAAAGAAAAATGCGATTGATGAAGAATCAATTATTCAACGTGAGATTGCTTATATCGGCAGTCGCTCACAAAAACCTTCTTCATGGATTTTAGCACTAGACTTACTTGCAAATGGCAAAATCAATACAGACAAAATGATTACAAAAGTGTACGGATTAGATGACTGGCGCGAGGCTTTCGAAGCGGTCATGGCAGGAAATGAAATTAAAGTATTAGTGAAATCTGAATAA
- the tkt gene encoding transketolase — protein sequence MKKTLDRQAVDTIRSLSIDMIEKANSGHPGMPMGAAPMAYMLFAKHLVFNPANPEWFNRDRFVLSAGHGSALLYSMLHLFGYDVKMEDLKSFRQLDSLTPGHPEFGWTAGVDATSGPLGQGIGMAAGMALAESHLAAQYNQPNYPIVDHYTYAICGDGDLMEGVASETASLAGHLGLGKLIVLYDSNDICLDGDLSATFSENAADRFRAYGWQVLRVEDGNNLAAIQEKIVQAKLETSKPTLIEVKTVIGYGAPTKSGSSASHGAPLGEKEARGAKEHYDWTEEPFTVPTEVRDYLRNYKARGEKLEGAWNTMLTNYKKEFPELASELDRVLAREVAADWNVNLPTFEAGTSAPTRSASGKMINAIAAELPELFGGSADLGCSNKTFIDASPAYSKADPAGKNIWFGVREFAMGAMLNGMALHSGLRVFGSTFFVFSDYVRPAMRMAALMQLPVTYVFTHDSIAVGEDGPTHEPIEHLASLRAMPGLTVIRPADAKETRAAWELAATNTAGPIALVLSRQDLPVLENNQAEVDAGVEKGAYVVAPANNAQPDAIIIATGSEVSLAIEAKKELAKREVDVSVVSLSSWERFEKTSADYKESILPKEVTARFAIEAGTTFGWKEFIGSEGDMLGIDHFGASAPAKDLFNAYGFTAENVANRVEAVITKAGVRV from the coding sequence TTGAAAAAAACATTAGACAGACAAGCAGTAGACACGATTCGTTCGTTATCAATTGATATGATTGAGAAAGCAAATTCAGGGCATCCTGGAATGCCAATGGGTGCAGCGCCAATGGCTTATATGCTATTTGCAAAACATTTAGTATTTAATCCAGCAAATCCAGAATGGTTTAACCGTGATCGTTTTGTTTTATCAGCGGGACATGGTTCAGCATTACTTTATAGCATGCTTCATTTATTTGGTTATGACGTAAAAATGGAAGATTTAAAGTCATTTCGTCAATTAGACAGCTTAACACCAGGACATCCAGAATTTGGTTGGACAGCTGGTGTTGATGCAACAAGTGGACCGCTCGGACAAGGAATTGGTATGGCGGCTGGAATGGCGCTGGCGGAGTCTCATTTAGCAGCTCAGTACAATCAACCTAATTACCCAATTGTGGATCATTATACGTATGCAATTTGTGGTGACGGCGATTTAATGGAAGGTGTAGCATCAGAAACAGCGTCACTTGCCGGACACCTTGGACTAGGAAAATTAATCGTTTTATATGATTCCAATGATATTTGTTTAGATGGCGACCTGAGTGCTACTTTTAGTGAAAATGCCGCAGATCGTTTCCGCGCATACGGGTGGCAAGTGCTTCGCGTGGAAGATGGCAATAACTTAGCCGCCATCCAAGAAAAAATTGTCCAAGCAAAATTAGAAACTTCGAAGCCAACGCTAATTGAAGTAAAAACAGTCATCGGCTACGGCGCGCCAACTAAATCGGGCAGCTCTGCAAGTCACGGGGCCCCACTTGGCGAAAAAGAAGCGCGCGGTGCTAAGGAACATTATGACTGGACAGAAGAACCATTTACAGTACCAACTGAAGTTCGCGATTACTTAAGGAATTACAAAGCGCGCGGTGAAAAATTAGAAGGTGCTTGGAACACGATGTTAACTAATTACAAAAAAGAATTCCCCGAACTCGCAAGTGAGTTAGACCGTGTTTTAGCTCGGGAAGTAGCAGCAGACTGGAATGTGAATTTACCAACTTTTGAAGCTGGAACAAGTGCCCCGACTCGTTCTGCATCTGGAAAAATGATTAACGCAATTGCGGCTGAATTACCAGAACTTTTTGGAGGTTCCGCTGACCTAGGTTGCTCTAATAAAACATTTATTGATGCTAGTCCAGCGTATAGCAAAGCAGATCCAGCCGGCAAAAATATCTGGTTTGGAGTACGTGAATTTGCAATGGGAGCAATGCTAAACGGAATGGCCTTGCATAGCGGATTACGTGTATTTGGCTCTACCTTCTTTGTTTTCTCGGATTATGTTCGCCCAGCAATGCGGATGGCGGCCCTTATGCAACTTCCAGTAACCTATGTATTCACACATGATAGTATCGCAGTTGGAGAAGACGGTCCAACCCATGAACCAATCGAGCATTTAGCCTCGCTACGTGCTATGCCAGGGCTTACCGTGATTCGTCCGGCTGATGCAAAAGAAACACGTGCTGCTTGGGAACTTGCTGCTACAAATACAGCTGGACCAATTGCACTTGTGTTATCCCGTCAAGACTTACCGGTGCTTGAAAATAATCAAGCCGAAGTAGATGCAGGGGTAGAAAAAGGAGCTTATGTGGTTGCTCCGGCAAATAATGCGCAACCAGATGCCATTATTATCGCCACTGGTTCGGAAGTATCACTTGCTATTGAAGCGAAGAAAGAACTAGCGAAAAGAGAAGTAGATGTTTCCGTTGTTAGTTTATCGAGCTGGGAACGCTTTGAAAAAACTAGCGCAGACTATAAAGAAAGTATTTTACCAAAAGAAGTGACAGCTAGATTCGCAATTGAAGCCGGAACTACATTTGGCTGGAAAGAGTTTATCGGTTCAGAAGGCGATATGTTAGGAATTGACCACTTCGGCGCATCAGCACCAGCAAAAGACTTGTTTAATGCGTATGGTTTCACAGCAGAAAATGTCGCTAATCGTGTAGAGGCTGTTATTACGAAAGCCGGTGTGCGCGTATGA
- the rpe gene encoding ribulose-phosphate 3-epimerase yields MTFVAPSLLAADYMNMANSIKEAELAGADYLHIDVMDGHFVPNLTFGIDMVEQIGKTATIPLDVHLMLANPENYIEKFAAAGAHIISVHIEAAPHIHRVIQQIKQAGCKAGVVLNPGTPASMLEAVLGDVDLVLQMTVNPGFGGQTFIESTIENMRYLDNWRRKNRGSYSIEVDGGVNKATAETCKQAGVDILVAGSYFFRAIDKAACVKTLKS; encoded by the coding sequence ATGACTTTCGTAGCGCCATCTTTACTTGCAGCCGACTATATGAATATGGCAAATTCCATTAAAGAAGCAGAACTTGCAGGAGCTGACTACCTTCATATTGATGTCATGGACGGTCATTTTGTCCCCAATTTAACCTTTGGGATTGACATGGTTGAGCAAATTGGCAAAACAGCGACCATTCCTCTTGATGTTCACTTAATGCTCGCAAATCCAGAAAACTATATTGAAAAATTTGCCGCGGCGGGAGCGCACATTATTTCCGTGCATATTGAAGCAGCTCCGCACATCCATCGTGTCATTCAACAAATCAAACAAGCCGGTTGTAAAGCGGGGGTAGTGCTTAATCCTGGGACTCCGGCAAGCATGTTGGAGGCTGTTTTAGGGGATGTTGATTTAGTGCTCCAAATGACTGTAAATCCTGGCTTTGGTGGGCAAACGTTTATTGAGTCTACAATAGAAAATATGCGCTACCTTGATAACTGGCGCCGCAAAAATCGTGGTAGTTACAGTATTGAAGTAGACGGGGGAGTAAACAAAGCAACTGCCGAAACATGCAAACAAGCTGGTGTTGATATCCTTGTTGCAGGCTCCTATTTCTTCAGGGCAATAGATAAAGCAGCCTGTGTAAAAACCTTGAAATCATAA
- a CDS encoding MucBP domain-containing protein: MFKKIIWTSFSLALVLFLFPVVSSAATSGDFEYTANGNEATITDYTGTAADVTIPATVGDNNEYVVTAIGDSAFYLKGLTAVSIPDSVTTIGTGAFTRNSLTEIVLPNSVQSIGQNSFSTNQIEKITLSNSLTSIPRFSFLANKLKTVQIPANVQSIDESAFENNYITDITIQNPNIQLAYQAFAAQTILSKLIVPSDKILPLENYIHFNDASSQLTMNNLTVTDLSDGVTYDSAKNALVFSAEPRESTFSLYTGTNRYDSYYDISEYGPSGKPIILFEYTQPVIVTYKDESGTELASSTRIDGTIGDSYTSTPKTIDGYTLKETTGNPTGQFTNTTQNISYIYEKNPIQNGTVNVKYQDESGNSLAQDTILTGEIGSTYQTESKNITGYKLTKINGNESGTFSADQTIVTYVYEKTASDDNNSSGQGEATNNSEINSEKADSPSATTQMKASNSTLPKTSDTSDNFLFAVGGLLTALATGILFFKRN; this comes from the coding sequence TTGTTTAAAAAAATAATTTGGACCAGTTTCTCTTTAGCACTGGTTTTGTTTTTATTCCCAGTTGTTAGCTCAGCCGCAACTTCAGGTGATTTCGAATATACTGCAAACGGAAATGAAGCTACGATTACTGACTATACCGGGACAGCCGCTGATGTAACTATCCCTGCTACAGTTGGTGATAATAACGAGTATGTTGTCACAGCTATTGGCGATTCTGCTTTTTATTTAAAAGGATTGACTGCTGTTTCTATTCCTGATTCTGTAACTACTATTGGTACCGGGGCTTTCACGCGTAATTCTTTAACAGAAATTGTCCTTCCAAATTCGGTACAGTCCATTGGTCAAAACTCCTTCAGTACAAACCAAATTGAAAAGATAACTCTTTCAAATTCACTTACATCTATACCTAGATTTTCTTTTTTAGCTAATAAATTAAAAACTGTTCAAATACCTGCAAATGTTCAAAGCATCGATGAATCAGCATTCGAAAATAACTATATTACTGACATAACTATCCAAAATCCTAATATCCAACTTGCATATCAAGCTTTTGCTGCTCAAACGATTTTAAGCAAATTGATTGTCCCAAGCGATAAAATATTACCGCTAGAAAACTATATTCATTTCAATGATGCATCTTCGCAATTAACAATGAACAATTTGACAGTAACTGATTTATCTGACGGGGTTACTTATGATTCCGCAAAAAATGCACTCGTCTTTTCGGCAGAACCAAGAGAATCTACCTTCTCGCTTTACACCGGGACTAATCGCTATGATTCTTACTATGACATTTCTGAATACGGTCCTTCTGGAAAACCAATTATCTTGTTTGAATATACCCAACCCGTCATTGTCACATATAAAGATGAATCTGGTACAGAGCTCGCTAGTTCAACAAGAATTGACGGAACTATCGGTGACTCATATACCTCCACTCCAAAAACGATAGACGGATATACTTTAAAAGAAACTACTGGTAATCCTACTGGCCAATTCACAAATACAACTCAAAATATAAGTTATATTTATGAAAAAAACCCAATTCAAAATGGTACGGTAAATGTGAAGTACCAAGATGAATCAGGCAACTCACTAGCACAAGATACTATTTTAACTGGAGAAATTGGTAGCACTTATCAAACAGAAAGTAAAAACATTACCGGATATAAACTAACAAAAATAAACGGTAATGAATCTGGCACATTTAGCGCGGACCAAACAATTGTCACATATGTATATGAAAAAACAGCCAGTGACGATAATAATTCAAGTGGTCAGGGCGAGGCTACGAATAATAGCGAAATAAACTCAGAAAAAGCTGACTCCCCTTCCGCAACTACGCAAATGAAAGCGAGTAATAGTACACTTCCAAAAACAAGTGATACGAGTGATAATTTTCTTTTTGCAGTAGGTGGTTTACTTACAGCACTCGCAACTGGAATATTATTTTTCAAAAGAAATTAA
- the rpsL gene encoding 30S ribosomal protein S12 — translation MPTINQLVRKPRQSKIKKSTSPALNKGLNSFKRELTDVNSPQKRGVCTRVGTMTPKKPNSALRKYARVRLSNGIEVTAYIPGIGHNLQEHSVVLIRGGRVKDLPGVRYHIVRGALDTAGVENRGQSRSKYGTKKPKK, via the coding sequence ATGCCTACAATTAACCAATTAGTACGCAAACCTCGTCAATCTAAAATTAAAAAATCTACATCACCTGCTTTGAACAAGGGCCTAAACAGTTTTAAAAGAGAACTAACAGATGTTAACTCTCCGCAAAAACGTGGCGTATGTACTCGTGTTGGTACCATGACTCCTAAAAAACCTAACTCGGCGCTTCGTAAATATGCCCGTGTACGTTTGAGTAATGGTATTGAAGTAACAGCTTACATTCCTGGTATTGGTCACAACTTACAAGAACATAGTGTTGTTCTTATTCGTGGTGGACGTGTAAAAGATTTACCAGGGGTACGTTATCATATCGTTCGTGGAGCTCTTGATACAGCTGGTGTTGAAAATAGAGGACAAAGCCGTTCTAAATACGGTACGAAAAAACCTAAAAAATAA
- a CDS encoding ribulose-phosphate 3-epimerase, protein MRKIAASIMCADQLHLGDELKRLESAGVELLHCDVMDGVYVNNLALGPEHLGIVRNNTEIPLDIHLATITPLKYIDMFGPVKPEYISFHVEVADDVTEVIRKIRSYNIKPSIAINPETPIEAIYPYLNDVEMVLMMTVNPGFAGQKFQTDVLQKLRDLKAKLAGKVHVPLIEVDGNINKETVGLMRDCLPDIYVLGTSALFHDRDKTSYSERLVHIWSDVEKHV, encoded by the coding sequence ATGAGGAAAATAGCCGCTTCAATTATGTGTGCTGATCAACTACATTTAGGAGATGAACTTAAGCGTCTTGAATCAGCTGGCGTGGAACTACTACACTGTGATGTGATGGACGGTGTATATGTGAATAATCTTGCACTTGGCCCTGAACATTTGGGAATAGTGCGAAACAATACAGAAATTCCGTTAGACATACATTTGGCTACAATTACCCCACTTAAATATATTGATATGTTTGGTCCAGTGAAGCCAGAATACATTTCTTTTCACGTAGAAGTGGCGGACGATGTAACAGAAGTGATTAGGAAAATCCGTTCTTATAATATCAAACCTTCCATTGCAATTAATCCAGAAACACCCATCGAAGCAATTTATCCTTATTTAAATGATGTGGAAATGGTGTTGATGATGACGGTAAATCCCGGCTTTGCAGGACAAAAGTTTCAAACAGATGTGCTTCAAAAATTGCGAGACTTAAAAGCAAAATTAGCCGGAAAAGTCCATGTGCCATTAATCGAAGTAGATGGCAACATTAATAAAGAAACAGTAGGTTTGATGCGCGACTGTTTACCAGATATTTATGTGTTAGGAACATCCGCACTATTTCACGACCGAGATAAAACAAGTTACTCAGAAAGACTTGTACACATTTGGTCTGACGTAGAAAAACATGTGTAA
- a CDS encoding deoxyguanosinetriphosphate triphosphohydrolase: MKWDKLLNDKRRRESGITRSKNTDVRSAFENDFQRIVMSASFRRLQDKTQVFPLEKSDFVRTRLTHSMEVSTIAKSMGNMVTHTIQEEKLDEDFTKDHADKIPEILACAGLLHDMGNPPFGHFGEESIREWFRDNLATITYKNKSLAEILTSQMKEDFYYFEGNAQVLRVVSKLHYLFDQYGLNLTFATLNAVIKYPVSSLKINKNQIKSKKLGYFYADESLFNEITTATEALDNRHPLTYLLEVADDIAYLNADLEDGVKKGIVNITQILKGFEEVEEHNKVTVACYNELKKKSERYEGQEESFIVQQWLASNVRGQLINRSLEVFYANYKAIMAGTFNDSLIDASEAEQLVHILQSLSYTYIYQDKGIVESEIAGNEIISKLLETFIPAVIYYDSETPERQTAKDKRLLTLISDNYLGCYRKNAEGESETMKLYLRLLLVTDFICGMTDSYAKDLYQRLNGLS, encoded by the coding sequence ATGAAATGGGATAAACTTTTAAATGACAAACGCCGCCGCGAATCAGGTATTACACGCTCTAAAAATACCGACGTACGTAGCGCTTTCGAAAATGATTTCCAACGAATCGTCATGAGCGCATCATTTCGCCGCTTGCAAGATAAAACGCAAGTGTTTCCACTAGAAAAAAGTGACTTTGTCCGTACTCGACTGACGCATTCAATGGAAGTAAGTACAATTGCTAAGTCGATGGGGAACATGGTAACCCACACAATTCAAGAAGAAAAGCTAGATGAAGATTTTACAAAGGACCATGCTGATAAAATTCCAGAGATTCTTGCTTGTGCAGGACTCTTACATGATATGGGTAATCCGCCATTTGGTCATTTTGGTGAAGAAAGCATTCGCGAGTGGTTCCGAGATAATCTAGCAACTATCACTTATAAAAATAAAAGTTTAGCCGAAATTTTAACATCGCAAATGAAAGAAGATTTTTATTACTTCGAAGGTAACGCTCAAGTGCTTCGCGTTGTGTCAAAACTGCATTATCTTTTTGATCAATATGGACTAAATCTAACGTTTGCAACCCTGAATGCTGTCATAAAATACCCAGTTTCTTCCTTGAAAATAAATAAAAACCAAATCAAAAGTAAAAAATTAGGCTATTTTTATGCAGATGAGTCATTATTTAATGAAATAACTACGGCAACGGAAGCACTAGATAATCGTCATCCACTAACTTATTTACTCGAAGTAGCAGACGATATTGCTTACCTCAATGCGGACCTAGAAGATGGTGTGAAAAAAGGCATTGTCAATATTACACAAATTTTAAAAGGTTTTGAAGAAGTGGAAGAGCATAATAAAGTTACTGTTGCATGTTACAACGAACTCAAGAAAAAAAGCGAACGCTACGAAGGACAAGAAGAAAGTTTTATCGTGCAGCAATGGTTGGCATCCAATGTCCGTGGTCAGCTCATTAATCGCTCACTCGAAGTGTTTTACGCAAACTATAAAGCAATAATGGCGGGAACTTTTAACGATTCACTAATTGACGCTTCAGAAGCAGAACAACTTGTCCATATCTTGCAAAGCCTCTCATATACGTATATTTACCAAGATAAAGGTATTGTCGAATCTGAAATCGCTGGCAACGAAATTATCTCCAAACTACTCGAAACTTTCATCCCAGCAGTCATTTATTATGATAGTGAGACTCCAGAACGCCAAACTGCTAAGGATAAACGCTTATTAACTTTAATTTCCGATAACTATCTAGGTTGTTACCGCAAAAATGCAGAAGGCGAGAGCGAAACGATGAAACTGTATCTCCGCCTACTACTCGTAACAGATTTCATTTGCGGCATGACCGACAGCTACGCGAAAGATTTATATCAGCGGTTGAATGGACTTAGTTAA
- a CDS encoding galactitol-1-phosphate 5-dehydrogenase, producing MRAAVLYENNVIKAEQIDEAVCEKDQVRVEVKAVGICGSDIHKMQTRWKYPLPAVMGHEFSGVITEVGSEVENRAIGDRVAGIPLEPCMECNYCKAGDFSLCDNYRMVGSHFHGGFAENVVMKADNVISIGDLDFEEGAMIEPLAVSMHGVLGIEPRLGDTVIVFGIGTIGILVVQCLLLAGVKDIIAVDISDKKLADAKEFGCRYTINPKNEDLKERVLAYTNGLGADIALECAGSKITQEQCLLVTKKKGKVGFLGIAYADVLLHEEAFENIFRRELTLKGFWNSYSAPFPGEEWRTSIEFVKQGRIKLKPLISHRYKLEETKEAFEMILSREHDYNKVMILPQKGDD from the coding sequence ATGCGAGCAGCTGTGTTATACGAGAATAATGTAATAAAAGCAGAACAAATTGATGAAGCGGTTTGCGAGAAAGATCAAGTACGTGTGGAGGTAAAAGCGGTCGGAATATGCGGATCAGATATTCACAAAATGCAGACGCGCTGGAAATATCCACTGCCGGCTGTTATGGGACACGAATTTTCGGGTGTGATTACAGAAGTAGGTAGCGAAGTGGAAAATAGAGCTATCGGTGACCGTGTTGCAGGTATTCCACTAGAACCATGTATGGAATGTAATTATTGTAAAGCGGGCGACTTCTCGCTATGTGACAATTACCGCATGGTGGGCTCACATTTCCACGGAGGATTTGCCGAAAATGTGGTAATGAAAGCTGATAACGTCATTTCTATTGGCGACCTTGATTTTGAAGAAGGTGCAATGATTGAACCACTAGCTGTGTCAATGCATGGGGTACTTGGAATCGAACCAAGACTTGGTGATACAGTTATCGTGTTTGGGATTGGGACGATTGGAATTTTAGTCGTGCAATGTTTACTTCTCGCTGGTGTGAAAGATATTATCGCTGTTGATATCAGTGATAAGAAGTTAGCAGATGCGAAGGAATTTGGTTGCAGATACACGATTAATCCAAAAAACGAAGACCTGAAAGAACGCGTTTTAGCTTATACGAATGGTCTTGGTGCTGACATCGCGCTAGAATGTGCCGGTTCCAAAATCACCCAAGAACAATGTCTCCTTGTAACGAAGAAAAAAGGCAAAGTCGGTTTCCTCGGAATAGCTTACGCAGATGTACTTTTACATGAAGAAGCTTTTGAAAATATTTTCAGACGCGAATTAACGCTTAAAGGTTTTTGGAACTCTTACTCGGCGCCGTTTCCAGGTGAAGAGTGGCGTACTTCGATAGAATTTGTCAAACAAGGTCGAATTAAACTAAAACCACTGATTTCGCATCGTTATAAACTAGAAGAAACGAAAGAAGCGTTTGAGATGATTCTTTCAAGAGAACATGATTATAACAAAGTGATGATATTGCCTCAGAAAGGTGACGATTAA
- a CDS encoding GNAT family N-acetyltransferase, which translates to MFKLTFRNATESDTALILHYILELAKHEGIEQDVNATESGLRDTLFQQKAAEVIMAEYKDQSVGFALFFHNYSTLLGKKGLYLEDLYIIPEMRGNGFGTQFFTYLSKLALSRGCGRFEWWCLNENKSGMDFYEKIGAKKMSEWTVHRLSKIEMEKLSNL; encoded by the coding sequence ATGTTCAAACTTACTTTTCGAAATGCGACAGAATCCGACACGGCGTTAATCCTACATTATATTTTAGAACTAGCAAAACATGAAGGGATAGAGCAAGATGTAAATGCAACAGAATCGGGCTTACGAGATACTCTTTTTCAGCAAAAAGCAGCTGAGGTCATTATGGCAGAATACAAAGACCAATCTGTGGGGTTCGCGCTATTCTTCCATAATTACTCCACCTTGTTAGGGAAAAAAGGGCTTTACCTAGAAGACCTTTATATCATCCCTGAAATGCGTGGCAATGGATTTGGAACACAGTTTTTTACGTATCTTTCAAAGCTTGCCTTGTCGCGGGGCTGTGGTAGGTTCGAATGGTGGTGCCTCAACGAAAATAAATCAGGAATGGACTTTTACGAGAAAATCGGTGCAAAAAAAATGTCAGAATGGACCGTACATAGACTTTCGAAAATAGAAATGGAAAAATTAAGCAACCTATAA
- the rpiB gene encoding ribose 5-phosphate isomerase B encodes MKLTIGCDHGGRRLKDAIVKHLREKDIEVVDIGTYTDDSVDFPSYAEEVANQVVSGQSELGILCCGTGIGMSIAANKVDGIRAAVVSDAFSASATREHNNSNILCLGERVIGEGLALLIVDTWLEATFAGDRHKRRLDKITELERK; translated from the coding sequence ATGAAATTAACAATTGGTTGTGACCACGGCGGACGTAGACTAAAAGATGCCATTGTGAAACATTTACGCGAAAAAGATATCGAAGTTGTTGATATTGGAACATATACGGATGATAGTGTCGATTTTCCATCTTATGCAGAAGAGGTTGCCAATCAAGTAGTTAGCGGACAATCTGAACTGGGGATTTTATGCTGTGGAACGGGGATTGGCATGAGTATTGCGGCTAACAAAGTCGACGGAATACGTGCAGCAGTTGTTTCTGATGCTTTTTCAGCGAGTGCTACTCGTGAGCATAATAATAGTAATATTCTTTGCCTAGGCGAGCGCGTAATTGGCGAAGGTTTGGCGCTTTTAATTGTTGATACTTGGCTTGAAGCGACTTTTGCTGGAGATCGTCATAAACGTCGCTTGGATAAAATTACTGAACTTGAAAGAAAGTGA